Within the Bradyrhizobium cosmicum genome, the region ATGAAAATGGCTTTGGTGCGTGGCGTCACCGCGCGCTCGAAGCTCGCGATGTCGTCGGTATCTGCCCACACCACGTTCCAGCCAAAGCTCTTGAACGCGTGCGTGAACTGGTTGATCGAGCCGCCATAGAGCTTGCGCGCTGCGATGAATTCGTCGCCGGGCTGGAGCAGTTGCTGCAGCACCACGACCTGTGCGGCATGGCCCGAGGCGACCGCGAGCGCCGCGGTGCCGCCTTCGAGCGCGGCAACGCGCTCCTCCAGCACCGCGTTGGTGGGATTGCCGATGCGGGTATAGATGTTGCCGAACGCCTGCAGGCCGAACAGCGAGGCGGCGTGGTCGGCGTCGTTGAAGACGAAAGACGTCGTTTGATAAATCGGAGTCGCGCGCGCACCGGTGGTGGGATCGGGCTGTGCACCGGCATGCACGGCAAGGGTGGAAAATCCCGGAAGGCGATCGCTCATTGGGGGCGTCCTGTTCTCATGGTCTGAAATGGCGCGGCATGCTGATCGGCGCCGCGCCCGCCGTCAAGGCGCCGCTTCACATCAGCGCAATCGTGCTACGCATTGCCGCGTTCGCGAAACGAATCCTTCGCAACTGCGTCAGCTTTGCTCGCTCTTGTTCTTGGCGGCGCGATCCGATGCCGCGGTATCGCCGCCGCCGACACTCATCCGATTGAGGGACAGGCGCATGCCCTGCGTCGGCGCCGGCGCGCGCTTGGAACTCAGCGTGCGCGAATTCACGCCCATCCAGGAGATCTCGGACGACAAACGGCCATATTCGATCTTGGGGCAGCGGTTCATCACGACCTTGATCCCGACCGATTCCGCTTTCGCCGCCGCCGCGTCGTCGCGTGCACCGAGCTGCATCCAAATCACCTTCGGCAGCGGATCGAGCGTGAGCGCCTCTTCGATGACAGGCATGATGTGGCTGGAGTTGCGGAAGATGTCGATCATGTCGATGGGCCGGCCGATGTCGGACAGCGAGGCGACGAAGGGTTTGCCGAGCAGCTCCTTGCCGACATGGCCGGGATTGACCGGGATCATGTCGTAGCCGCGCTGCGCCAGATATTTGAATGCGAAATAGCTCGGCCGCACATTGACCGGCGAGGCGCCGACCATCGCGATCGACTTCACGCTGTTGAGGATGCCGCGGATGTAATTGTCGGGATAGGCGTCGTGGTTCATTGCTCGTCTTTTCTCGTTGACGGTGTCACTCATCCCGCCATGTCGGCGTCCGCTTCTCGATGAAGGCCTTGATGCCTTCCTCGGCGTCGCGCGCCATCATGTTCTCGGTCATCACCTCTGCCGCGTAGCGATAGGCGTCCGCGAGGTTCATCTCGGCCTGGCGATAGAACGCTTCCTTGCCGAGCTTGACCGTGTAGGCTGATTTCAGTGCGACCTTTTCTGCCAGCGCAATCGCGGCGTCGCGCTCGGTGCCGGCCGCGACCACGCGATTGACGAGGCCGATCTCGCGGGCGCGCGCGGCCGGGACCGGCTCACCCGTGAGCAGCATCTCCATCGCCTGCTTGCGCGGCACGTTGCGCGACAGCGCCACCATCGGCGTCGAGCAGAACAGGCCGATGTCGACGCCCGGCGTGGCGAAGCTCGCAGCCTCGGATGCAATCGCGAGATCGCAGCTCGCCACGAGCTGGCAGCCGGCCGCGGTTGCGATGCCCTGGACGGCCGCGACGACGGGCTTCGGCAGGCGCACGATGGCCTGCATCATCGCGCTGCAGGCGGTCATCATCTCGGCAAAGAAGGCGCGGCCGCGATCGGGGTCGGTGCGGCGGGCGGTCAGTTCCTTCATGTCGTGGCCGGCGGAGAAGGCGGGGCCGTTGGCGGCGATCACGACGCCGCGGACCGCCTTGTCGTCGTGGATCTCGTCGAGCTCGGCATGCAGGGCTGCAATCATCGCCGCCGACAGACTGTTGCGCGCGGCCGGACGGTTGAGCGTCAGGATCGCAATGCTGCCGATTGTTTCGCGGAGCAAAATCGGCGGTTGCGGGGAGGGGGCGCGGGCGGCCTGGACGGGCATTGACGCGATTTCCGTTTGAATGATTGCAATTGGATGACGCAGACAACTTAATGTAACAGGGAACGTGAAGCGAGGGTGAGGCGTAGCATGGCGTTAGCGAAAATGAGCGTGGCGGAAGTCGAGCAGTTTCTCCGCGACGAGTTTCCCCAGGCCTTCAGCGGCGATGACATCACGATCGAGAGCGCGGACGGCCAGACCTGCCTTTTGCGCCAGCGCTACAGCGAAAGGATGCTGCGTCCGGGCGGAACCGTGTCCGGGCCGACGTTGATGGCGCTGGCTGATTTCGCGATGTATGTGGTGCTCCTGTCCGCGATCGGCCCGATCGGGCTCGCCGTGACCACCAATTTGAACATCAACTTCCTGCGCAAAGGCCAGCCCGGGCAGGATGTGCTCGCGGAGGCCCGGTTGCTCAAGCTCGGCAAGCGGCTGGCGGTCGGGGAGGTGAACCTCTTGTCCGGCACCTCACCCGATCCGATCGCCCATGTCACCTCGACCTATTCCATTCCAAATGTTTGAGCTTTTTGAAGGTATTATAGCACCGTATTTGTAAGATATTGATTTTTATCATCTAATTTCCGTCGCGGGGCATTGACCGTTGCGCCTCTCTTCTCTAGAAAACCGCGCAGTCTGGCGCGGTGTTCGCGCCGATATCTCCCGTCCACGGAAACTCCGATATGAAAACCTTTTCGGCAAAGCCGGCTGAGGTGACGAAGAAGTGGGTGCTGATCGACGCCAAGGGTCTGGTCGTCGGCCGCCTCGCCACCATCGTCGCCATGCGCCTGCGCGGCAAGCACCTCCCGACCTACACCCCGCACGTTGATTGCGGCGACAACGTCATCATCATCAACGCGCAGCATGCGGTCCTCACCGGTCGCAAGCGCGAGCAGAAGACTTACTACAAGCACACCGGCTATGTCGGCCACGTCAAGGAGCGCACTGCGCGCCAGATCCTCGAGGGCAAGCATCCCGAGCGCGTGCTCGAGAAGGCCGTCGAGCGCATGATCCCGCGTGGTCCGCTCGGTCGCGTCCAGATGGGCAATCTGCGTGTCTACGGCGGTGCCGATCATCCGCACGAGGCGCAGACGCCCGAGAAGCTCGACATCGCCAAGTTGAACCGCAAGAACACGAGGGCCGCATAATCATGGCCGAATCCATTCAGTCGCTCGACCAGCTCTCGCAGCTCAAGACGGCGGCGCCCGATGCGCCCAAGCACGAGAAGAAGGTCGACAAGTTCAACCGCGCCTACGCCACCGGCAAGCGCAAGGACGCGGTCGCCCGCGTCTGGATCAAGCCGGGCGCCGGCAAGGTCACGGTCAACGCGCGTGAGGTCGAGGTCTATTTCGCCCGTCCCGTGCTGCGCATGATGATCGAGCAGCCGTTCGTCGTGGCCGCGCGTGCCGGCCAGTACGACGTGGTCTGCACCGTCGCCGGCGGCGGTCTGTCCGGCCAGGCCGGCGCGGTCCGTCACGGCATCTCCAAGGCGCTGACCTATTTCGAGCCGGAGCTGCGCGGCGTGCTCAAGAAGGGCGGCTTCCTCACCCGCGACTCGCGCGTGGTCGAGCGCAAGAAGTACGGCAAGGCCAAGGCTCGCCGGTCCTTCCAGTTCTCGAAGCGTTAATCGCTTCGGTCACATTCGCCGCGAAAGCGGCTTCAATGAGATGCAAAAGGGCGCTGATTTCAGCGCCCTTTTTGCTGTTCGTTTGTACGCAAATTGATAGCGAGTTTCCTGAAAACTTGGGCACGCGCGAAAACCTGATTCGAACCCGCCGGACATAGCGTCGCATCTGGAAGGGCGCGCAAGTCGGCTGGGCCGATCGCGTAACTGCTATGTCTAAGAGGGGGCCGACATGATGTCGCTCGATAGCATCACGCTCTATTTGGTTGCCACCATGGTTGCCGCACTGCTCGGGGCCATGATGGTGTTTTTCGGCAGGCAGGAAAACAGTCCCGCGCTGAAATGGTGGGGCACCGCATATCTGCTGGGCGCGGCTTCGGTCGCGCTATGGACCGCGGCCGGCGACAAGCTCGGCCCGCATCTCTATCTCGCGCTGAACGCGGTCGGCTTCGTTGCCTGCGGCATGGTGTGGAACGCGGCGCGCGTCTTCCACGGCCGCAAGCCGAACTGGCCGGGTCTCCTCGTCGGCGCGCTAGCCTGGGCCGCGGCCGTCACGCTGCTCGATCCCGCGGCCTCGATGCTGCGCATGATCGTCGGCGCCGGCATCGTCTCGGTCTACGCGGCGCTGACCGCGAGCGAGCTCTGGGTCGAGCGGCGCAAGAGCCTGCAACGGCGCTGGCCGGCCTTCGTGGTGCCGGTGATGCACGGCTGCGTGTTGATGCTGCCGATCCTGCTCGGCAGCTTCCTGCGTCCCAACGATGCCGGCTTCTCCGGCAGCATCTGGGTCACCGTGTTCGCGGTCGAGCTGATCCTCTATGCGGTCGGCACCGTGTTCGTGATCTTCATGCTGGTGTCGGAGCGCACGGTGACGGCGCACCGGACCGCCGCATCGACCGATCCCCTGACCGGCATGCTCAACCGCCGCGGCTTCTCGGAAGCCTGCGGCCGTGTGATCGAGCGCGAGGCCAAGGCCGGTCGTCCCGTGACCGTGATGATCTTCGACATCGACCATTTCAAGTCGATCAACGATCGCTTCGGCCATCCCGCCGGCGACGAGATGCTGAAGCTGTTCTCGACCGTCGTGGTGAATAACCTGCGCATCACCGATATGTCGGGTCGCATCGGCGGCGAGGAGTTCGCAGCGCTCTTGCCTTGTTCGCTGGAGGAGGGCGTGCTGGTCGCCGAACGCGTGCGCGAAGCGTTCGAGACCTCGGGCGTCGTGGTCGATGAAGGCCCGGTCGACACCACCGTCAGCATCGGCGTCGCGGGCGGTCCGGCCGGCACCGAGCTCGAGGTGCTGCTGGCTTCGGCCGACACCGCCCTCTACCAGGCCAAGCGTGGCGGCCGTAACCGCGTCGAGGCGGCCGAGGAGCTGCCGCTGTCGCTGGAGACCTGGCGCCGCCAGACCGCCGCGCGGACAGGTGTGCCGCAGACGCGCCCGGTCACGGCCTGAGGACCAAGCGGCCTTGCGGTAATCACCTGTTTACCAATCGATCCCTACCATTGCGGTCATGGAATCGATCCGTCGACAGAATCCGCAGGCTGCCCTGATGTCGCTCGAAGCCGCAGCGACCTTGGCACGCGGCGGTTTCGCCTGCCTGTTCTCCACGGCGGACGAATATGAGCGTGCGCTGATCACCGAGCGCCGCGCCCAAGGGCGATACACGCAAGGCCGCAGCTATTGGCCGTTCGCGCTGTTTGGCGGCTGCGCGCTGGTCGTGGCGGGAATCGTTCTGCTGTTTGCCTGAGAGCGTACGCATTTTGGGCCGATCAGGGCGCCGTTTCGGCGCCTTTTTCTTTGTCGCCGGCTGCGGTAGACACGCCCATCAAACAGAAGAGGGCGGAAACCGATGATCACCGAGATTGCGCAAATCGACGTCAAGCCGGGCAGCGAGAAGGATTTCGAGGTCGCCGTCGCCAAGGCCAAGGCCGCCTTCGGCCGCTCCAAGGGGTTTCACGGCTTCGAGCTGCACAAGTCGATCGAAAAGCCGCAGCGCTACCGGCTGATGGTGAAGTGGGAGACGCTGGAAAACCACACCGTCGATTTCCGCGGCTCCGAGAATTTCACCGAATGGCGGGGCCTCGTCGGCCAGTATTTTGCCTCGCCCCCGGAGGTCGAGCACACTGAGACCGTGCTGACGACCTGAGCGGCTTCACCACGCGTTACGTCGCATCACGCCGCCAGAGGCGGCGCCTCATACGTCTTGAAATGGTCGATCATGACCTTGGCGATGGCGACCAGCGGCAGCGCCAGCGCAAGGCCCCAGATTCCGAACACGACACCGAGCAGGATCTGGAACGCGAACAGCGTGGCCGGCGGGATGTCGAGTGCCTGACGCTGGAGCAATGGCGTCAGCACATAGCTTTCCATGGCGTGGACGCCGAGGAACAGCAGGAAGGCCGACAGCGCTGCGACCCAGCCTGAGGCGAGGCTCGCCAGCACGACGATGACGCCGGCGATGATGGCGCCGACCGTCGGGATGAAGGCGAGCAATCCGGCCTGGATCCCCAGGATGAACGAGCCGGGGATGCCGATCAGGGCAAGCCCGATCCAGGTCACGACGCCGACCGCGATCATCACGACGATCTGCGCGATCAGCCAGCGCTCCAGCGTCTCGCTGATGCGGTCGATGATCAGGGCGACGCGGGTGCGATGTCTTGCGGGCGCAAGAAACAGCAGCCCGTCGTGATAGATGCTGGGCTGTGCGGCGAAGGCCAGCCCGAGAAACAGCACGATGAAGATATTGCCGACGGCGCTGATGGTGCCGAGCAGCAGCTTGAAGGTCTGGCTCACGATCGCCCCGCCGCTGGAGGCGAGGGCGCCTGCGCCGGACAATCCGTTCTTTGGCGGGGCGCCGGTCGAGGGGCTGGGCTCCGTCGGTGTCGCGTCCGAGGCGGGAGCGGCGCTGCCGAGATCGAAGAAGCTGGTGTCGACGCCGTGGCTGTCGAGGAAGGACTTCACGTTTGTGATCTGCGACTTGATGGTCTTGCTGAGCAGCGAAGCCTGTTCGGCGATGGTGGCGCCGCCGAGATAGGCGACACCCGCCAGCATCAAGGCCAGCACGACGCAGACGATCGCGAGCCGAGCCGTATGCGGCAGGTGCACGCGGCGGCCGAGCGCGTTGGTCAGTGCATTGAGGGCGACGCCGAACAGAAGACCGGCGAAGATCAGCAGCAGTGTGGCGGCAAAATACCAGGTGAACACCAGCAGCGCGGTGAAAAGCACGACACCGATGCCGCCGACCGAGATCGCCCAAGCCAGGTCGTTGCGTGTCGAGGGCCGTTCATCTCTTGAAATCGTCACATCGAGTCCTTTTCGGCGGCTGCAGCCGCCGCACTCTCTCGACAAACGCGCTTCGGATCAAGACCGCGTCAACGCGCTGGTTTGACGCTGCGGTTGGAACGGTGCAGAGCGATGAGGAGAGAACAGGTGGGGGCGGCTTGAGTTTCATCAGCAAGTGGGCCGGTCTGCTCGGGCTTCTCGCCGTGCTCGTGATCGGCGACCAGATCCGGATCAACCGGCCCGGCCACAAATATCGCCTTACGGTCGAGGTGACGACGCCGAGCGGGATCAGGACCGGGTCCGGTATTCTGGCCGTCGTACCCGACCGCGGCTACAGCCGTGGCGGCCGCACCACGATGCGCGGGGAGGCCGTGTTCGTCGACCTCGGCCATGGAAAGAACCTGGTGGCATTGCTGGCGCACCGGCAGGACGCCAAGCTCGACCTCGATGATATCAACTATGTCGCGCTCCGCGCCTACGGCGCCGCGCGCGGCAACCGAGTCTCGTTCAACGAGCTCAACCGGCAGACTGGAGTGGTCCCGGTGCAGGGGGACCTCGTCCCCGTGCTCGTGAGCTTTGGCGATCCTGCAGACCCCGGGACCGCGCGCCTTGTCGCCGGCGACCATGCCGATGCGGTTTTGGGTGACGGCTACGCCATGCGCGGGCTCACCGCCGAGGTGGTGCCCAACGGGCTTTGGCCGATC harbors:
- the rplM gene encoding 50S ribosomal protein L13, with product MKTFSAKPAEVTKKWVLIDAKGLVVGRLATIVAMRLRGKHLPTYTPHVDCGDNVIIINAQHAVLTGRKREQKTYYKHTGYVGHVKERTARQILEGKHPERVLEKAVERMIPRGPLGRVQMGNLRVYGGADHPHEAQTPEKLDIAKLNRKNTRAA
- a CDS encoding GGDEF domain-containing protein; this translates as MMSLDSITLYLVATMVAALLGAMMVFFGRQENSPALKWWGTAYLLGAASVALWTAAGDKLGPHLYLALNAVGFVACGMVWNAARVFHGRKPNWPGLLVGALAWAAAVTLLDPAASMLRMIVGAGIVSVYAALTASELWVERRKSLQRRWPAFVVPVMHGCVLMLPILLGSFLRPNDAGFSGSIWVTVFAVELILYAVGTVFVIFMLVSERTVTAHRTAASTDPLTGMLNRRGFSEACGRVIEREAKAGRPVTVMIFDIDHFKSINDRFGHPAGDEMLKLFSTVVVNNLRITDMSGRIGGEEFAALLPCSLEEGVLVAERVREAFETSGVVVDEGPVDTTVSIGVAGGPAGTELEVLLASADTALYQAKRGGRNRVEAAEELPLSLETWRRQTAARTGVPQTRPVTA
- a CDS encoding enoyl-CoA hydratase, translated to MPVQAARAPSPQPPILLRETIGSIAILTLNRPAARNSLSAAMIAALHAELDEIHDDKAVRGVVIAANGPAFSAGHDMKELTARRTDPDRGRAFFAEMMTACSAMMQAIVRLPKPVVAAVQGIATAAGCQLVASCDLAIASEAASFATPGVDIGLFCSTPMVALSRNVPRKQAMEMLLTGEPVPAARAREIGLVNRVVAAGTERDAAIALAEKVALKSAYTVKLGKEAFYRQAEMNLADAYRYAAEVMTENMMARDAEEGIKAFIEKRTPTWRDE
- the rpsI gene encoding 30S ribosomal protein S9; amino-acid sequence: MAESIQSLDQLSQLKTAAPDAPKHEKKVDKFNRAYATGKRKDAVARVWIKPGAGKVTVNAREVEVYFARPVLRMMIEQPFVVAARAGQYDVVCTVAGGGLSGQAGAVRHGISKALTYFEPELRGVLKKGGFLTRDSRVVERKKYGKAKARRSFQFSKR
- a CDS encoding antibiotic biosynthesis monooxygenase family protein, which produces MITEIAQIDVKPGSEKDFEVAVAKAKAAFGRSKGFHGFELHKSIEKPQRYRLMVKWETLENHTVDFRGSENFTEWRGLVGQYFASPPEVEHTETVLTT
- a CDS encoding AI-2E family transporter, translated to MTISRDERPSTRNDLAWAISVGGIGVVLFTALLVFTWYFAATLLLIFAGLLFGVALNALTNALGRRVHLPHTARLAIVCVVLALMLAGVAYLGGATIAEQASLLSKTIKSQITNVKSFLDSHGVDTSFFDLGSAAPASDATPTEPSPSTGAPPKNGLSGAGALASSGGAIVSQTFKLLLGTISAVGNIFIVLFLGLAFAAQPSIYHDGLLFLAPARHRTRVALIIDRISETLERWLIAQIVVMIAVGVVTWIGLALIGIPGSFILGIQAGLLAFIPTVGAIIAGVIVVLASLASGWVAALSAFLLFLGVHAMESYVLTPLLQRQALDIPPATLFAFQILLGVVFGIWGLALALPLVAIAKVMIDHFKTYEAPPLAA
- a CDS encoding CoA-binding protein codes for the protein MNHDAYPDNYIRGILNSVKSIAMVGASPVNVRPSYFAFKYLAQRGYDMIPVNPGHVGKELLGKPFVASLSDIGRPIDMIDIFRNSSHIMPVIEEALTLDPLPKVIWMQLGARDDAAAAKAESVGIKVVMNRCPKIEYGRLSSEISWMGVNSRTLSSKRAPAPTQGMRLSLNRMSVGGGDTAASDRAAKNKSEQS
- a CDS encoding PaaI family thioesterase; protein product: MALAKMSVAEVEQFLRDEFPQAFSGDDITIESADGQTCLLRQRYSERMLRPGGTVSGPTLMALADFAMYVVLLSAIGPIGLAVTTNLNINFLRKGQPGQDVLAEARLLKLGKRLAVGEVNLLSGTSPDPIAHVTSTYSIPNV